The proteins below are encoded in one region of Salvelinus alpinus chromosome 27, SLU_Salpinus.1, whole genome shotgun sequence:
- the LOC139555961 gene encoding E3 ubiquitin-protein ligase TRIM39-like — MAAQLRKLSPVKVTTITPEVELHLTKPGEVSCDVCTEGEHKALKSCLVCLVSYCETHLEPHQRVAALTRHKLIDPVDNLEDKVCQRHSRPLEMFCRIDLTCVCQICTETDHKTHKTVPIEEECGERKAQLEKTKGKVQQMIQERKQKIQEIKHSGDLSKRDAEKGIADSVEVFTALVRCIEKSQAELIEAIEKKQEAAERQAEEFIKELEQEITERQRKSTELDQLSHTEDQLHLLRSSPSLCSLPPTKNWSEISVNKNLCVGTVMRAVSELGKTLNKEMEKLPEIKLKRMRQCAVDVTFDPDTAHLWLIVSGDGKQVRYGDGAQNLPDNPERFNAGICVLGKEGFSSGRFYYEVQVKEKTEWTLGLAKESINRKGSFPFSPGNGLWTVGFWDGETYEAHNKKVVVLSLRDKPQKVGVFVDYEKGEVSFYDVEASSHIYSFNGCTFTEKIYPFYYTHVKNEAPLIICPVSLTEFSP, encoded by the coding sequence ATGGCTGCTCAGCTCAGGAAGTTGTCTCCGGTTAAAGTCACAACCATCACCCCAGAAGTTGAACTACACCTCACCAAACCAGGAGAAGTGTCCTGTGATGTCTGTACTGAGGGTGAGCACAAGGCCCTGAAGTCTTGCCTGGTGTGCCTGGTCTCTTACTGCGAGACTCACCTGGAGCCTCATCAGAGAGTGGCAGCCTTGACGAGACACAAGCTGATCGATCCCGTGGACAACCTGGAAGACAAGGTGTGTCAGAGACACAGCAGACCCCTGGAGATGTTCTGCAGGATAGACCTGACGTGTGTGTGTCAGATTTGCACTGAGACAGACCACAAGACTCACAAGACTGTCCCTATAGAGGAAGAGTGTGGAGAGAGGAAGGCTCAGCTGGAGAAGACTAAGGGGAAAGTGCAGCAGATGATCCAGGAACGAAAACAGAAGATTCAGGAGATCAAACACTCAGGGGACCTCAGCAAGAGAGATGCAGAGAAAGGCATAGCAGATAGTGTGGAGGTCTTCACTGCTCTGGTGCGGTGCATTGAGAAAAGCCAGGCTGAGCTCATCGAGGCGATTGAGAAGAAGCAGGAAGCGGCAGAGAGGCAGGCTGAAGAGTTTATCAAAGAGTTGGAGCAGGAAATCACCGAGCGACAGAGAAAAAGCACTGAACTGGATCAGTTGTCACACACTGAGGACCAGCTCCACCTCCTCCGGAGTTCTCCATCCCTCTGCAGCCTTCCACCTACCAAGAactggtctgagatcagtgtAAACAAGAATCTGTGTGTGGGTACTGTGATGAGAGCTGTGTCTGAGCTAGGGAAGACACtcaataaagagatggagaagtTGCCTGAAATCAAGCTGAAGAGAATGAGGCAGTGTGCAGTAGATGTGACTTTTGATCCTGATACAGCACATCTCTGGCTTATCGTGTCTGGTGATGGGAAACAAGTGAGGTATGGAGACGGAGCACAGAACCTCCCTGACAACCCAGAGAGGTTTAATGCTGGCATCTGTGTCCTGGGAAAGGAGGGCTTCTCCTCAGGGAGATTCTACTATGAGGTGCAGGTAAAGGAAAAGACTGAATGGACTTTAGGACTGGCAAAAGAATCCATCAACAGGAAGGGGTCTTTTCCATTCTCCCCGGGGAATGGATTGTGGACTGTGGGGTTTTGGGATGGGGAGACGTACGAGGCCCACAATAAGAAAgttgtcgttctgtccctgagaGACAAGCCCCAGAAGGTAGGGGTGTTTGTGGATTATGAGAAGGGAGAGGTCTCCTTTTATGATGTGGAAGCCTCGTCACATATCTACTCTTTTAATGGCTGCACCTTCACTGAGAAAATCTATCCCTTTTATTATACACATGTAAAAAACGAGGCCCCATTGATCATATGCCCTGTAAGTCTGACTGAGTTTTCACCTTAG